One region of Camelina sativa cultivar DH55 chromosome 6, Cs, whole genome shotgun sequence genomic DNA includes:
- the LOC104793384 gene encoding uncharacterized protein LOC104793384 translates to MASNKPVNRPSVRHPSHNHPLRIFKARSKDEVVCSGCELELTGQAFKCMKSDCDFFLHKSCFDLPRETSHKSHPDHSLTLLHSPPYGQSYTCNACDEYGSGFTYNCSECQYDVHVGCAFIPETVEREDHEHPLTLLYNTPCKGREDGAMFICDVCEEDMSENLWVYYCQECDYGTHVHSCAVYEDHEPNKKGGEGKGEGSSAVSRMKELMKAQDEMAALQLEARIRNDTNNAILDLWDSPKRRYY, encoded by the coding sequence ATGGCTTCAAACAAACCGGTTAATCGCCCATCCGTGAGGCACCCCAGTCACAACCATCCGCTTCGCATCTTTAAAGCTCGAAGCAAAGATGAGGTTGTTTGCTCTGGATGCGAGCTCGAACTAACGGGACAAGCTTTCAAGTGTATGAAGTCAGACTGCGATTTCTTCTTGCACAAGTCATGTTTTGATCTACCTCGTGAAACCAGCCACAAGTCTCACCCAGACCACTCTTTAACCCTGCTTCATTCCCCACCGTATGGTCAGTCATACACATGCAACGCATGCGATGAGTACGGATCCGGATTCACTTACAACTGTTCTGAATGTCAATACGATGTTCATGTTGGTTGTGCGTTTATCCCTGAGACCGTGGAGCGTGAAGATCACGAGCACCCACTCACTCTTCTCTACAACACACCATGCAAAGGTCGTGAGGATGGTGCGATGTTCATATGTGatgtttgtgaagaagatatGTCAGAGAATCTTTGGGTTTATTACTGTCAAGAATGTGATTATGGGACGCATGTACATTCTTGCGCGGTTTATGAAGATCATGAGCCAAATAAAAAAGGAGGAGAAGGAAAAGGAGAAGGGAGCTCTGCGGTTTCAAGGATGAAGGAGTTAATGAAGGCTCAAGATGAAATGGCGGCGTTGCAGCTCGAGGCACGTATCAGGAACGATACTAATAATGCTATACTCGATTTATGGGATAGTCCAAAACGGAGATAttattga